Proteins encoded in a region of the Vibrio sp. CB1-14 genome:
- the gluQRS gene encoding tRNA glutamyl-Q(34) synthetase GluQRS, translating into MYIGRFAPSPSGPLHFGSLVAALGSYFQAKSRNGLWLVRIEDIDPPREVEGASELILQTLKAYELNWDGEVLYQSQRLDDYQAQIDRWLAEEQAYLCECTRKQIKAAGGFYQGACRDKALTDSQGCSVRLKMHYPISCFVDEKHGTLTIPDGLAKEDFIIKRRDGLFAYNLAVVLDDIHQGVTEVVRGADLIEPTGRQISLYKTLGAAPVTYLHLPLAIDDSGNKLSKQNHATAIDLSNPKPTLLNAMRFLGFEISDDIAGQNIAKIVQWGVENWQLFQLPNQLKIKPPFSNESL; encoded by the coding sequence ATGTATATTGGTCGATTCGCCCCCTCTCCGTCAGGCCCCCTTCATTTTGGCTCTCTCGTGGCTGCTCTAGGCAGTTACTTTCAAGCTAAGTCCCGAAATGGGCTTTGGCTGGTTCGCATCGAAGATATCGATCCACCACGAGAAGTTGAAGGTGCCTCAGAGCTAATTCTACAAACCCTAAAAGCCTACGAGCTTAATTGGGATGGTGAGGTTTTATACCAAAGTCAGCGCCTAGACGATTATCAAGCGCAAATTGACCGTTGGCTAGCAGAGGAGCAAGCTTACCTATGCGAGTGTACTCGCAAGCAAATTAAGGCCGCAGGCGGTTTCTACCAAGGGGCATGCCGCGACAAAGCGCTTACTGATAGCCAAGGCTGCTCCGTACGTCTTAAGATGCATTATCCAATTTCTTGTTTTGTGGATGAGAAACACGGAACATTGACGATCCCAGATGGACTCGCTAAGGAAGACTTCATTATCAAACGCCGTGATGGCTTGTTTGCGTATAACCTTGCCGTGGTGCTCGACGACATCCATCAAGGCGTCACAGAGGTCGTACGTGGCGCTGATCTCATTGAGCCAACCGGGCGCCAAATCAGCTTGTATAAGACCTTAGGTGCCGCACCTGTCACTTATCTGCATCTGCCGCTCGCGATTGATGACAGTGGCAATAAGCTGTCTAAGCAAAATCACGCGACAGCGATTGATCTCAGCAACCCGAAACCGACCTTGCTCAATGCAATGCGCTTTCTAGGCTTTGAGATAAGCGACGATATCGCCGGTCAAAATATCGCCAAAATCGTGCAATGGGGAGTTGAGAATTGGCAGCTATTTCAGCTTCCAAATCAGCTCAAAATCAAACCACCATTCTCAAATGAGTCGCTCTAG
- the panB gene encoding 3-methyl-2-oxobutanoate hydroxymethyltransferase: MKKININDLMKWKNEGRKFATSTAYDASFAALFESQEMPVILVGDSLGMVLQGHNDTLPVTVEDIAYHTRAVRAGSPNCLLMADMPFMSYATPQQACENAATLMRAGANMVKLEGGDWLVDTVKMLTERAVPVCAHLGLTPQSVNIFGGYKVQGRDQKNADKMVRDALALQEAGAQIILLECVPAELAARITEVLDVPVIGIGAGNGTDGQILVMHDMFGISANYMPKFSKNFLAETGDMRSAVAKYIADVESGAFPDDAHTIA; the protein is encoded by the coding sequence ATGAAAAAAATCAACATTAACGACCTCATGAAGTGGAAAAACGAAGGTCGCAAATTTGCAACATCCACCGCGTATGATGCGAGCTTTGCGGCTTTGTTTGAAAGCCAAGAGATGCCTGTTATTTTAGTCGGCGACTCACTCGGCATGGTACTGCAAGGCCACAACGATACCTTGCCAGTGACTGTTGAAGACATCGCCTATCACACGCGTGCAGTGCGTGCTGGTAGCCCTAACTGCTTGTTGATGGCAGATATGCCGTTTATGAGCTACGCAACCCCACAGCAAGCGTGTGAGAACGCAGCAACACTGATGCGCGCTGGCGCAAACATGGTGAAGCTAGAGGGTGGCGACTGGCTGGTTGATACAGTAAAAATGTTGACTGAGCGAGCGGTTCCCGTTTGTGCTCACCTAGGCCTAACACCACAAAGTGTGAACATTTTTGGTGGCTACAAGGTACAAGGCCGCGATCAAAAGAACGCGGACAAAATGGTACGTGACGCACTTGCACTACAAGAAGCTGGCGCGCAGATCATTCTACTTGAGTGTGTTCCTGCTGAACTCGCAGCGCGCATTACAGAAGTGCTTGATGTTCCAGTGATTGGCATTGGCGCAGGTAATGGCACCGATGGTCAAATCCTAGTAATGCACGACATGTTTGGCATTTCAGCGAACTACATGCCTAAATTCTCAAAGAACTTTTTGGCTGAAACGGGCGACATGCGTAGCGCCGTTGCTAAATATATCGCGGATGTGGAAAGCGGTGCTTTCCCAGACGACGCTCATACGATTGCCTAG
- a CDS encoding potassium channel family protein, with product MKANDTKTEVKPLSLLSLILSFMALFVISALLFAPINEDERTVLIGLDFIICSLFILQLVVDLIRSTDRVQFMKTHWIDFLASLPMIEPLRFARVFHIFRVVLVIRSGETLLRQLARNKHETTIASILLLLVLLITVGAGLIMWAESGDPDANIQHIGDAVWWAFVTVSTVGYGDHYPVTSVGKVLAGMIIICGVGMFGMTSGLITSLLSSPSSMDERRSKHKEVMLQKVLNQQEVILHKLEKMEQKIESLEREKK from the coding sequence ATGAAAGCAAATGATACCAAAACTGAAGTTAAGCCTCTGAGCTTATTGTCACTTATCCTCTCTTTTATGGCTCTATTTGTGATCTCAGCCTTATTGTTTGCTCCCATCAACGAGGATGAGCGTACTGTTCTTATCGGCCTCGACTTTATTATCTGTAGCTTATTTATTCTGCAACTTGTTGTGGATCTGATCCGCTCCACAGATCGAGTGCAATTTATGAAAACGCATTGGATTGATTTCCTCGCCAGTCTGCCGATGATCGAGCCACTGCGCTTTGCTCGTGTCTTTCACATTTTCCGCGTAGTGCTTGTCATTCGTTCTGGTGAAACCTTGTTAAGACAGCTTGCTCGCAACAAGCATGAGACGACAATCGCCTCGATCCTTCTGCTGCTTGTGCTGCTAATTACGGTTGGCGCTGGACTCATTATGTGGGCGGAAAGTGGCGATCCTGATGCGAATATCCAGCATATTGGTGATGCTGTTTGGTGGGCTTTCGTCACGGTATCGACCGTCGGTTACGGTGATCACTACCCAGTTACAAGTGTGGGTAAGGTCTTGGCTGGTATGATTATTATCTGCGGTGTCGGTATGTTTGGTATGACATCGGGCTTGATCACTTCGCTCCTATCTTCACCCAGTTCCATGGATGAAAGACGCTCCAAACACAAAGAAGTGATGTTACAAAAGGTGCTCAATCAGCAAGAGGTGATTTTGCATAAGCTGGAGAAAATGGAACAGAAAATTGAATCACTAGAACGCGAGAAAAAATAA
- the folK gene encoding 2-amino-4-hydroxy-6-hydroxymethyldihydropteridine diphosphokinase, whose product MTICYIAIGSNLSDPVSQAKVAIEALKTLPKSELLACSSLYSSTPMGPQNQPDYINAVAKVTTELTPLELLDCTQAIELERGRVRKDERWGPRTLDLDIILYGNEVIDSERLTVPHYGMKQREFVLYPLMEIAPNLQLPDGTELTVLIDQVDRNGLRVWQS is encoded by the coding sequence ATGACCATCTGCTACATTGCGATTGGCAGCAACCTGTCCGATCCTGTCTCGCAAGCCAAAGTGGCCATTGAGGCATTGAAAACACTACCAAAGAGCGAGCTATTGGCTTGCTCTTCCCTTTACAGCAGTACACCGATGGGGCCACAAAATCAGCCCGATTACATCAACGCTGTGGCAAAGGTAACTACCGAATTAACGCCTTTGGAACTGCTCGATTGCACCCAAGCTATCGAGCTAGAACGTGGGCGTGTCCGTAAAGATGAGAGATGGGGCCCAAGAACTCTCGATCTCGACATCATTCTTTACGGCAATGAGGTGATCGATTCCGAGCGCTTAACGGTTCCGCACTATGGAATGAAACAACGTGAGTTTGTTCTCTATCCGCTTATGGAAATCGCACCAAATTTACAACTCCCTGATGGGACTGAGCTCACTGTACTTATCGACCAAGTCGACCGCAATGGACTCAGAGTTTGGCAATCCTAG
- the dksA gene encoding RNA polymerase-binding protein DksA — protein MPESKKKALGILAIAGVDPYQEKAGEEYMSQPQLDHFTKILSAWRNQLREEVDRTVHHMQDEAANFPDPVDRASQEEEFSLELRNRDRERRLIKKIEKTLNKIEEDDFGFCESCGIEIGIRRLEARPTADLCIDCKTLAEIKERQMQG, from the coding sequence ATGCCAGAATCTAAGAAAAAAGCGCTAGGCATCCTAGCCATTGCAGGTGTTGATCCATACCAAGAAAAAGCTGGTGAAGAATACATGTCACAGCCTCAATTGGATCACTTTACTAAAATCTTAAGCGCTTGGCGCAACCAACTTAGGGAAGAAGTTGATCGTACTGTGCACCACATGCAAGACGAAGCAGCTAACTTTCCAGATCCGGTTGACAGAGCTTCTCAAGAAGAAGAGTTCAGCCTAGAGCTACGTAACCGTGACCGCGAGCGTCGTTTGATCAAAAAGATCGAAAAAACGCTAAACAAGATTGAAGAAGACGATTTTGGCTTCTGTGAATCTTGTGGTATCGAGATCGGTATCCGCCGCTTAGAGGCGCGTCCTACAGCTGATTTGTGTATCGACTGTAAGACACTTGCAGAAATCAAAGAAAGACAGATGCAAGGCTAA
- a CDS encoding methyl-accepting chemotaxis protein, which produces MTALTFKPWERLITDVRLIPKMLMLMIFSTVLLIGKQLWDASTFYDSLLAATQNEAIAQQHYEAYLIQVVWQTALMIVLFVALLLFAAKTMLKQTNYLSDAIKRMADKDLTIPVLMECKDEYGDVARELEKTRVHLQDIIKTQVATSQELATLTEVMTLSMSETKESSQEEFQEIDQLATAMSEMTSTVQTVADHAQNASQLTEQASGQAETGQRFVQGTVTKMSELSNDISASAQAVNQVEERVESIGSVVGTIQGISEQTNLLALNAAIEAARAGEAGRGFAVVADEVRNLAQRTQQATVEIQEMISHLQSSANSAVELMEKSVVEAADGVELVTNAGAELDGIVSQVNQINDMNFQIATAAGQQSSVAEEMNQNLTNVRELVEASVTVVTELLETSEMMQSNAEELDGKIKSFRV; this is translated from the coding sequence ATGACCGCACTGACATTTAAACCATGGGAGCGACTCATCACGGATGTACGCTTGATCCCTAAGATGTTGATGTTGATGATTTTTAGTACCGTATTGCTGATTGGTAAGCAGTTGTGGGATGCAAGCACATTTTACGACTCCCTTCTTGCCGCAACCCAGAACGAAGCGATTGCTCAGCAGCACTACGAAGCCTATCTAATTCAAGTCGTATGGCAGACTGCCCTAATGATTGTTCTCTTCGTGGCTCTATTGTTGTTTGCCGCGAAAACTATGCTTAAGCAAACCAACTATTTAAGTGATGCGATTAAGCGTATGGCCGATAAAGATCTTACCATTCCTGTGCTTATGGAATGTAAAGATGAATACGGCGATGTGGCGCGTGAACTTGAGAAAACGCGTGTCCACCTGCAAGACATCATCAAGACTCAGGTAGCGACCTCTCAAGAGCTAGCGACGCTGACTGAAGTGATGACACTTAGCATGTCTGAGACCAAAGAATCTTCTCAAGAAGAGTTCCAAGAAATTGATCAACTGGCGACGGCAATGAGCGAAATGACGTCGACGGTACAAACTGTGGCTGATCATGCGCAAAATGCTTCGCAGCTGACTGAACAAGCGTCGGGTCAAGCAGAGACAGGTCAGCGCTTTGTACAAGGTACCGTGACTAAGATGAGTGAGCTGTCGAATGATATCTCTGCATCAGCCCAGGCGGTCAACCAAGTGGAAGAGCGTGTTGAGTCGATTGGTAGTGTTGTTGGCACTATTCAAGGCATTTCAGAGCAAACCAACTTACTAGCGCTTAATGCGGCGATTGAAGCGGCACGTGCGGGTGAAGCTGGCCGCGGCTTTGCTGTGGTTGCGGATGAAGTACGTAACTTAGCGCAGCGCACTCAGCAGGCGACGGTTGAAATCCAAGAGATGATTTCTCACCTTCAATCGAGCGCCAATTCTGCGGTAGAGCTAATGGAGAAAAGTGTGGTTGAAGCGGCAGATGGTGTGGAGCTTGTGACCAATGCCGGTGCTGAACTTGATGGCATCGTTAGCCAAGTCAATCAAATCAATGACATGAACTTCCAAATCGCGACCGCAGCGGGTCAGCAAAGCAGCGTAGCGGAAGAGATGAACCAAAATCTGACCAATGTTCGCGAGTTGGTTGAAGCGTCTGTGACGGTGGTGACAGAGCTTTTAGAGACATCAGAGATGATGCAAAGCAACGCAGAAGAGTTGGACGGAAAGATCAAATCATTCCGAGTTTAA
- the sfsA gene encoding DNA/RNA nuclease SfsA produces MHFDPPLKSGKLVQRYKRFLADITLSDNQEITIHCANTGAMTGCAAPGSTVFYSTSDNPKRKYPNSWELTHTKAGHSICVNTARANTLVVEAIENNVVKELIGYQTLKTEVKYGQENSRVDILLQDSDRADCYIEVKSVTLLDEGNTGQGYFPDAKTTRGQKHLRELTEMVQTGHRAVLFFAVLHSGIEKVSVAHHIDAKYSQLLEQARQAGVEVICYKAAFSDNEIRLVSALDFS; encoded by the coding sequence ATGCACTTCGATCCACCACTCAAATCAGGGAAACTCGTCCAGCGCTACAAACGCTTCCTTGCTGACATCACGCTCAGTGATAACCAAGAGATCACCATTCACTGCGCCAATACAGGAGCAATGACAGGATGCGCCGCTCCTGGCTCTACTGTTTTTTACTCCACTTCAGACAATCCAAAGCGCAAATACCCAAATAGTTGGGAACTGACCCATACTAAGGCAGGACACTCGATTTGCGTCAATACCGCTCGTGCTAACACCTTAGTGGTTGAAGCAATAGAAAATAACGTTGTAAAAGAGCTGATTGGTTACCAAACTCTAAAGACCGAGGTGAAATACGGTCAAGAAAACAGCAGAGTGGATATTTTATTGCAAGATAGTGATCGTGCGGATTGCTACATCGAAGTAAAAAGTGTCACACTGCTGGATGAAGGCAATACGGGACAAGGGTATTTTCCAGATGCCAAGACCACTCGTGGTCAGAAGCACCTGAGAGAGCTCACAGAAATGGTTCAAACCGGACATAGAGCCGTATTATTTTTCGCAGTTTTGCATTCAGGGATTGAAAAAGTGTCAGTGGCACACCATATAGATGCGAAATATTCACAATTACTTGAGCAAGCAAGGCAGGCTGGGGTTGAAGTGATTTGTTATAAGGCAGCGTTTTCTGACAATGAAATTAGGCTCGTATCCGCGCTGGATTTCAGTTAA
- the panC gene encoding pantoate--beta-alanine ligase has product MQTFADIAELREQIAQLKREQRRIAFVPTMGNLHEGHLTLMRKARENADVVVASIFVNPMQFERADDLNNYPRTLEDDLSKLTAEGVDLVFTPTPEVMYPQGLDKQTFVEVPGISHMLEGVSRPGHFRGVATIVTKLFNIVQPDVACFGEKDFQQLALIRQMVSDLAMNIEIIGVPTVREMDGLAMSSRNGYLTMDERQRAPVLAKTMRWMNSAIRGGRDDYPSIIEDASDQLRAAGLQPDEIFIRDAHSLQAINESSAQAVILMSAFLGKARLIDNQVLELQHTQVEPETSSEENQ; this is encoded by the coding sequence ATGCAAACTTTCGCTGATATTGCAGAACTTAGAGAGCAAATTGCTCAGCTAAAGCGTGAACAACGCCGAATTGCCTTTGTTCCGACTATGGGCAACCTTCACGAAGGTCACCTAACGCTGATGCGCAAAGCTCGTGAGAATGCAGATGTAGTGGTAGCGAGTATTTTTGTTAACCCTATGCAGTTTGAGCGCGCGGATGACCTCAACAACTATCCTCGCACACTCGAAGATGATCTTAGTAAGCTGACCGCTGAAGGCGTCGATTTGGTTTTCACGCCGACACCAGAAGTGATGTACCCACAAGGTTTAGACAAACAGACGTTTGTTGAAGTGCCGGGCATCTCACACATGCTCGAAGGCGTATCACGCCCAGGGCACTTTAGAGGCGTCGCAACAATCGTTACTAAGCTGTTTAACATCGTGCAACCGGACGTCGCTTGCTTTGGTGAGAAAGACTTCCAGCAGTTAGCTTTGATCCGTCAAATGGTGAGCGATCTGGCGATGAATATCGAGATCATTGGTGTGCCAACTGTCCGTGAGATGGACGGTCTCGCAATGAGTTCACGTAACGGCTACCTAACTATGGATGAGCGTCAACGTGCACCAGTACTGGCTAAAACCATGCGTTGGATGAACAGCGCGATTCGTGGCGGCCGTGACGACTACCCATCTATCATTGAAGATGCTAGTGACCAACTGCGCGCAGCAGGTCTGCAGCCGGATGAAATTTTCATTCGTGATGCACACTCCCTACAAGCGATCAACGAGAGCTCGGCGCAAGCGGTCATTTTAATGTCAGCGTTTTTGGGCAAAGCGCGCCTGATTGACAATCAAGTACTCGAACTTCAGCATACCCAAGTGGAACCTGAGACAAGCAGCGAAGAAAATCAATAG
- the pcnB gene encoding polynucleotide adenylyltransferase PcnB, translating to MNKKENSQKAHHVYSDISLQVYTRDEHNISRKQISDNALKVLYRLNGAGYDAYLVGGGVRDLLLGEQPKDFDIATNATPEQIKKLFRNCRLIGRRFRLAHIMFGRDIIEVATFRGHHQEQEKNVSQQSKDGMLLRDNVYGSIDEDAERRDFTINAMYYSIGDYSIHDYAGGVEDLEDRLIRLIGEPDVRYREDPVRMLRAVRFAAKLDFDIEEDTAAPIEELAPLLRDIPSARLYEESLKLLQSGYGLETYHLMREYNLFQQLFPLIAPHFTEDYSSQSEQVLDLVLDATDERIEEGKRVNPAFMFAAMLWYPMMEHAKELMERGMSEYDAMMEASNIVLDEQVKSTAIPRRHTATIREIWQLQLRLPRRSGKRAFRLMELNKFRAGFDFLEMRGEIEGGEVAALAKWWGTFQSAGRNMRQAMVNDLGGSSSRSGSRRKRSPKAKKAKSAE from the coding sequence ATGAATAAAAAAGAAAATTCCCAGAAAGCTCATCATGTATATAGTGACATATCCTTACAGGTCTATACACGTGACGAGCACAACATCTCGCGCAAGCAAATCAGCGATAACGCGTTAAAAGTCCTCTACCGCTTAAACGGTGCAGGTTATGACGCCTACCTCGTTGGTGGTGGCGTGCGTGATTTGCTGCTTGGAGAACAACCTAAAGATTTCGATATAGCGACTAACGCAACGCCAGAGCAGATCAAGAAGCTGTTTAGAAACTGTCGCCTGATTGGCCGCCGTTTCCGCCTTGCTCATATCATGTTTGGGCGTGACATTATCGAGGTCGCGACGTTTCGAGGTCATCACCAAGAGCAAGAAAAGAACGTCTCTCAACAGAGCAAAGATGGCATGCTGCTGCGTGACAATGTCTACGGTAGCATTGATGAAGATGCTGAGCGTCGTGATTTCACTATCAATGCGATGTACTACAGCATTGGTGACTACTCGATTCACGATTACGCTGGCGGTGTTGAAGATCTTGAAGACCGTTTGATTCGCCTCATTGGCGAGCCTGACGTGCGCTACCGTGAAGATCCTGTTCGTATGCTGCGTGCAGTTCGTTTTGCCGCCAAGCTCGATTTTGATATCGAAGAAGATACGGCAGCACCGATTGAAGAGCTTGCACCACTGCTACGTGACATCCCATCTGCACGTTTGTACGAAGAGTCACTTAAGCTGCTGCAATCTGGTTACGGTTTAGAGACCTATCACCTAATGCGTGAGTACAACTTGTTCCAACAATTGTTCCCACTTATTGCGCCGCACTTTACCGAGGACTACTCGTCCCAGTCAGAGCAAGTACTTGATTTGGTCCTTGATGCCACCGATGAGCGTATCGAGGAAGGTAAACGCGTCAATCCAGCGTTTATGTTCGCAGCCATGCTTTGGTACCCAATGATGGAGCACGCCAAAGAGTTGATGGAGCGCGGCATGTCCGAATACGACGCGATGATGGAAGCCAGCAACATTGTCCTTGATGAGCAGGTGAAATCGACAGCAATTCCACGTCGTCACACCGCGACGATTCGCGAGATCTGGCAGCTACAACTTCGCTTACCGCGTCGCTCTGGCAAACGCGCTTTCCGCCTCATGGAGCTCAACAAGTTCCGCGCCGGCTTCGACTTCCTCGAAATGCGTGGCGAAATCGAAGGTGGTGAAGTGGCCGCTCTAGCTAAATGGTGGGGCACATTCCAATCAGCAGGTCGCAATATGCGTCAAGCAATGGTGAATGACCTTGGTGGTTCGAGCTCGCGTTCTGGCTCACGTCGCAAACGCAGCCCAAAAGCCAAAAAAGCGAAGAGTGCTGAGTAA